One Arthrobacter sp. StoSoilB19 DNA window includes the following coding sequences:
- a CDS encoding aspartate ammonia-lyase encodes MTITQTTSDVRSEHDLLGDRDVPAHAYWGVHTLRAVENFPITGQKLSSNMHLVRGLAAVKLAAARTNRELGLLDAERADAIEQACQDVLAGRLADQFVVDVVQGGAGTSSNMNANEVIANRALEILGHPKGDYARLHPNDHVNLSQSTNDVYPTAVKLGTIFAARELLAALEELEDACAAKAMEFRTVVKMGRTQLQDAVPMTLGQEFGSYAVTIGEDRLRLAEAELLIHEINLGATAIGTGLNAPAGYAATACRHLAEVTGLPLVTAVDLIEATQDVGAFVHLSGVLKRVAVKLSKICNDLRLLSSGPRAGFGEINLPAVQSGSSIMPGKINPVIPEVVSQVAYEVIGNDVTITMAAEAGQLQLNAFEPIIVHSLHKSISHLEAACRTLTARCIRGITANTEHLRRTVEQSIGLVTALNPHLGYATATAIAQEALATGKGVAELVLEHGLLTDAQLQELLSPERLANLSK; translated from the coding sequence ATGACCATCACCCAAACCACCTCAGACGTCCGGTCCGAGCACGACCTGCTCGGCGACCGCGACGTACCGGCCCACGCCTACTGGGGCGTGCACACGCTCCGCGCGGTAGAGAACTTCCCGATCACCGGCCAGAAGCTGTCCTCCAACATGCACCTGGTCCGCGGGCTTGCCGCCGTGAAACTGGCCGCCGCCCGCACCAACCGCGAGCTTGGCCTGCTGGACGCCGAACGCGCCGACGCCATCGAACAGGCATGCCAGGACGTCCTGGCCGGACGGCTTGCCGACCAGTTCGTGGTGGACGTGGTGCAGGGCGGTGCCGGGACGTCGTCGAACATGAACGCCAATGAGGTCATCGCCAACCGGGCGCTGGAAATCCTTGGCCACCCCAAGGGTGACTACGCGCGGCTGCACCCGAACGACCACGTCAACCTCAGCCAGTCCACCAACGACGTGTACCCCACGGCCGTGAAGCTGGGCACCATCTTCGCCGCCAGGGAGCTGCTGGCTGCACTCGAAGAACTCGAGGATGCCTGCGCTGCCAAGGCCATGGAATTCCGCACCGTGGTCAAGATGGGCCGCACCCAACTGCAGGACGCCGTCCCCATGACCCTGGGCCAGGAGTTCGGCAGCTACGCCGTCACCATCGGCGAGGACCGGCTGCGCCTGGCGGAGGCAGAGCTGCTGATCCACGAGATCAACCTCGGGGCCACCGCCATCGGCACCGGCCTGAATGCCCCGGCCGGTTACGCCGCAACGGCCTGCCGGCACCTTGCGGAGGTCACCGGACTGCCGCTGGTGACCGCCGTCGACCTCATTGAAGCCACCCAGGACGTGGGCGCTTTTGTGCACCTGTCCGGCGTGCTGAAGCGTGTGGCGGTCAAGCTGTCCAAGATCTGCAACGACCTCCGCCTGCTCTCCTCAGGCCCCCGCGCCGGCTTCGGCGAGATCAACCTGCCGGCCGTCCAGTCCGGATCGTCCATCATGCCCGGCAAGATCAACCCGGTCATCCCGGAAGTGGTCTCCCAGGTGGCCTACGAGGTGATCGGCAACGATGTCACCATCACCATGGCCGCCGAGGCCGGGCAGCTGCAGCTCAACGCCTTCGAACCCATCATCGTCCACAGCCTCCACAAGAGCATCTCCCACCTCGAAGCAGCATGCCGCACCCTTACGGCCCGCTGCATCCGTGGCATCACCGCCAACACCGAACACCTGCGCCGCACCGTGGAGCAGTCAATCGGCCTGGTCACCGCATTGAATCCCCACCTCGGCTACGCCACCGCCACCGCCATCGCGCAGGAGGCGCTTGCCACCGGCAAGGGCGTGGCTGAACTGGTCCTGGAACACGGGCTCCTCACCGACGCCCAGCTCCAGGAACTCCTGAGCCCCGAACGCCTGGCAAACCTCAGCAAGTAG
- a CDS encoding amino acid permease encodes MTNTPLPDHLIDGGHAHASETSLHAEDKGYHKNLKPRQIQMIAIGGAIGTGLFLGAGGRLNAAGPSLVIAYAVCGFFAFLILRALGELVLHRPSSGSFVSYAREFFGEKAAFVSGWFYWINWATTTIVDITAAALYMHFFGNYIPWMADVPQWAWALTALIVVLALNLVSVKVFGEMEFWFALIKVAALVAFLIIGTYFVIFGTPVDGQQVGISLLSDNGGIFPNGLLPMIILMQGVLFAYASIELVGTAAGETENPEKIMPKAINSVVFRIAVFYVGSVILLALLLPFTSYQKGVSPFVTFFGSIGVQGVDVIMNLVVLTAALSSLNAGLYSTGRILRSMSVNGSAPRFASRMNKAGVPYGGIAITATVSLLGVPLNYLVPAEAFEIVLNIASVGIIMTWATIVLCQIQLKRWADKGWVTRPSFRMFGAPYTGYLSLLFLIGVLIMVFIDSPLTMLVTAIASILMVAGWYACRTRIRQIAETRDGYTGMSPVVANAPAETFKK; translated from the coding sequence ATGACAAATACTCCCCTTCCCGACCACCTGATTGATGGTGGTCACGCGCATGCGTCCGAGACCTCCCTGCACGCGGAGGACAAGGGTTACCACAAGAACCTCAAGCCCCGGCAGATCCAGATGATCGCGATCGGCGGCGCGATCGGCACCGGCCTGTTCCTGGGCGCCGGCGGCCGGCTCAACGCCGCCGGCCCGTCCCTGGTCATCGCCTACGCGGTCTGCGGGTTCTTCGCGTTCCTGATCCTGCGCGCCCTGGGCGAACTGGTCCTGCACCGGCCCTCCTCGGGCTCGTTCGTCTCCTACGCCCGCGAATTCTTCGGCGAAAAAGCCGCGTTCGTCTCCGGCTGGTTCTACTGGATCAACTGGGCCACCACCACCATCGTGGACATCACCGCCGCCGCCCTCTACATGCACTTCTTCGGCAACTACATCCCCTGGATGGCCGACGTCCCCCAGTGGGCCTGGGCACTGACCGCCCTCATCGTCGTCCTGGCCCTGAACCTGGTCTCGGTCAAGGTCTTCGGCGAAATGGAATTCTGGTTCGCCCTGATCAAGGTCGCCGCCCTGGTCGCGTTCCTCATCATCGGCACCTACTTCGTCATCTTCGGCACCCCCGTGGACGGCCAACAGGTCGGCATCAGCCTCCTGTCCGACAACGGCGGGATCTTCCCCAACGGCCTGCTGCCCATGATCATCCTCATGCAGGGCGTCCTGTTCGCCTACGCCTCCATCGAACTCGTCGGCACCGCCGCCGGCGAAACCGAAAACCCCGAAAAAATCATGCCCAAGGCCATCAACTCCGTGGTCTTCCGCATCGCCGTGTTCTACGTCGGCTCCGTGATCCTCCTGGCCCTGCTGCTGCCCTTCACCTCCTACCAAAAAGGCGTCAGCCCCTTTGTGACCTTCTTCGGCTCCATCGGCGTCCAGGGCGTAGACGTCATCATGAACCTCGTCGTCCTCACCGCCGCCCTGTCCTCCCTGAACGCCGGACTCTACTCCACCGGCCGGATCCTGCGCTCCATGTCCGTCAACGGCTCCGCACCCCGCTTCGCCTCCCGCATGAACAAAGCAGGCGTCCCCTACGGCGGCATCGCCATCACCGCCACCGTCTCCCTCCTCGGCGTCCCCCTGAACTACCTCGTCCCCGCCGAAGCCTTCGAAATCGTCCTGAACATCGCCTCCGTGGGCATCATCATGACCTGGGCCACCATCGTCCTGTGCCAAATCCAACTCAAACGCTGGGCCGACAAAGGCTGGGTCACCCGCCCCTCCTTCCGCATGTTCGGCGCCCCCTACACCGGCTACCTCTCCCTGCTCTTCCTCATCGGCGTCCTCATCATGGTCTTCATCGACTCACCCCTGACCATGCTCGTCACCGCCATCGCCTCCATCCTCATGGTCGCCGGCTGGTACGCCTGCCGCACCCGCATCCGCCAAATCGCCGAAACCCGCGACGGCTACACCGGCATGTCGCCGGTGGTTGCCAATGCCCCGGCGGAGACCTTCAAAAAGTAG
- the ggt gene encoding gamma-glutamyltransferase, which produces MPHYGGRLAAVTAALAMCVTTGAISPAFATNQHGADERHTDKNPTATGYGGAVSTVDPEASAAAIDVLRHGGNAVDAAVAAAATLGVTEPYSAGIGGGGYFVYYDAKSGKVSTIDGRETAPAGITHDAFIDPATGKPYPFTPELVTSGVSVGVPGTPATWERALERWGKFSLKKALEPAIEVADRGFVVDETFRSQTADNQKRFEAFTSTKDLYLHNGKLPEVGSVFKNPDLADTYRLLADKGMDAFYDGALAKEIAKTVQNPPKSPDTKLPVPKGSMTEEDLEHYKALDQDPTHVNYRGYDVYGMAPSSSGGTTVGESLNILDVFNLPSLKADQPAVLHHYLEASALAFADRAKYVGDPAFVKVPTKALTDPIFGKERACELDPMHAAIKPLKTAGDVTSYDGTCPVKPAALADEKDTENISTTNMTVSDKWGNVVEYTLTIEQTGGSGMVVPGRGFLLNNELTDFSTVYDPADPNRIEPGKRPRSSMSPTILLEDGKPFLALGSPGGSTIITTVLQTLVNRIDLGMSIPDAIAAPRASQRNTKAVTAEPAFIDKYGAALTSRFGHTLTPSGDSFSSASEIGAATAIEFLEDGRTLAAAEPVRRGGGSAMVVKPSK; this is translated from the coding sequence ATGCCACATTATGGAGGCCGGCTCGCAGCTGTTACTGCAGCGCTGGCTATGTGCGTTACCACCGGGGCCATCAGTCCTGCTTTTGCCACCAACCAACACGGCGCCGATGAACGGCACACGGACAAGAATCCCACCGCCACCGGTTACGGCGGTGCCGTCAGTACCGTGGACCCGGAAGCTTCAGCGGCGGCCATTGACGTCCTCCGTCACGGAGGCAACGCTGTGGACGCCGCCGTGGCTGCTGCGGCCACCCTTGGCGTCACCGAACCCTACAGCGCCGGCATTGGCGGCGGCGGTTATTTCGTTTACTACGACGCGAAGTCCGGAAAGGTCAGCACCATTGACGGCCGCGAGACGGCTCCGGCGGGGATTACCCATGATGCGTTCATCGATCCGGCCACCGGCAAGCCCTACCCGTTCACTCCCGAGCTTGTCACCAGTGGCGTCTCGGTGGGTGTTCCGGGGACGCCTGCCACCTGGGAGCGCGCGCTGGAGCGCTGGGGAAAGTTCAGCCTGAAGAAGGCGCTGGAACCCGCCATCGAGGTGGCGGACCGCGGGTTCGTGGTGGACGAGACGTTCCGGAGCCAGACGGCGGACAACCAGAAACGGTTCGAAGCCTTCACCTCAACCAAGGACCTGTACCTGCATAACGGGAAGCTCCCGGAGGTGGGCTCGGTCTTCAAGAACCCTGACCTCGCCGACACCTACCGGCTGCTGGCAGACAAGGGCATGGACGCGTTCTACGACGGAGCGTTGGCCAAGGAGATCGCCAAGACCGTACAGAACCCGCCCAAGTCTCCGGACACCAAGCTTCCTGTGCCCAAAGGCTCCATGACCGAGGAGGACCTGGAGCACTACAAGGCCCTGGACCAGGACCCCACCCACGTGAACTACCGTGGCTATGACGTCTACGGCATGGCACCCTCCAGCAGTGGCGGCACCACCGTGGGTGAGTCGCTGAACATCCTGGACGTGTTCAACCTCCCGTCCCTCAAGGCTGACCAGCCCGCCGTGCTGCACCACTACCTGGAGGCCAGCGCCCTGGCTTTCGCGGACCGTGCCAAGTACGTGGGGGACCCCGCGTTCGTGAAGGTGCCCACCAAGGCGCTGACCGATCCCATCTTCGGCAAGGAGCGTGCCTGCGAGCTTGATCCCATGCACGCGGCTATTAAGCCCTTGAAGACCGCAGGCGATGTCACCTCCTATGACGGCACCTGCCCGGTCAAACCGGCTGCGCTCGCTGATGAGAAGGACACGGAAAACATCTCCACGACCAACATGACCGTCTCGGACAAGTGGGGCAACGTCGTCGAGTACACGCTGACCATCGAGCAGACCGGCGGCTCCGGCATGGTGGTTCCCGGCCGCGGGTTCCTGCTCAACAACGAGCTGACCGACTTCTCCACGGTCTATGACCCTGCCGACCCCAACCGGATCGAGCCGGGCAAGCGGCCGCGGTCGTCCATGTCGCCCACCATCCTGCTGGAGGACGGCAAGCCGTTCCTGGCCCTGGGCTCCCCGGGCGGCTCCACCATCATCACCACGGTGCTGCAGACGCTGGTCAACCGCATCGACCTGGGCATGAGCATCCCGGACGCCATCGCCGCTCCCCGTGCTTCACAGCGGAACACCAAGGCCGTCACTGCTGAGCCGGCGTTCATCGACAAGTACGGCGCAGCACTGACGTCGCGCTTCGGGCACACCCTGACCCCATCGGGCGACTCGTTCTCCTCCGCCTCGGAGATCGGGGCGGCCACCGCCATCGAATTCCTGGAGGACGGCCGGACACTAGCGGCAGCCGAGCCGGTCAGGCGCGGCGGCGGATCGGCCATGGTGGTCAAACCGTCAAAGTAG
- a CDS encoding L-lactate dehydrogenase — protein MAGSKLAVVGAGSVGTSLAYAALIRGSASSIALYDVNTPKAEAEALDLAHGSQFAAASATVTGGGDIAVTEGADVVVITAGAKQNPGQSRLDLAGTNVRILEQLMPPLLERAPDAVYVLVTNPCDVLTVAAQRISGLPPERIFSSGTVLDTSRLRWLLALEAGVSVTSVHASMVGEHGDTEFPLWSGATIGPVPIRDWTVGGERIFTPEYLAGTAREVVQAAYKVIAGKGATNYAIGLSGARIVEALLRDDNAVLPVSTVLSGLYGISGVALSLPSVVGRGGVHRVLETPMDDVELAALHHSADTLRNTMDMLGV, from the coding sequence ATGGCAGGATCCAAGCTCGCAGTGGTGGGCGCCGGGAGCGTCGGGACGTCGCTGGCGTACGCCGCGCTGATCCGCGGCTCCGCCAGCAGTATCGCCTTGTACGACGTCAACACGCCCAAGGCGGAGGCGGAAGCACTGGATCTTGCCCACGGCAGCCAGTTCGCCGCGGCGTCGGCCACCGTCACCGGCGGCGGGGATATCGCCGTCACGGAAGGCGCCGACGTCGTGGTCATCACGGCCGGCGCCAAGCAGAACCCAGGCCAGAGCCGCCTTGACCTGGCGGGGACCAATGTTCGGATCCTCGAGCAGCTGATGCCGCCTCTGCTGGAACGTGCGCCGGATGCTGTCTATGTCCTGGTGACCAACCCCTGCGACGTCCTGACGGTGGCTGCCCAGCGCATCTCCGGGCTGCCACCGGAACGGATTTTCTCCTCCGGCACGGTGCTGGATACGTCCCGGCTGCGGTGGCTCCTGGCCCTGGAGGCCGGGGTTTCCGTTACCAGCGTCCACGCCAGCATGGTGGGAGAGCACGGGGACACGGAGTTCCCGTTGTGGTCCGGCGCCACGATCGGTCCGGTCCCCATCAGGGACTGGACGGTGGGCGGGGAGCGGATCTTCACGCCCGAATACCTCGCCGGCACCGCCCGTGAAGTGGTGCAGGCCGCCTACAAGGTCATCGCCGGAAAAGGGGCCACGAACTACGCCATCGGCCTGTCCGGTGCCCGCATTGTGGAGGCGCTGCTCCGGGACGACAACGCTGTCCTTCCGGTTTCCACTGTGCTGTCGGGGCTGTACGGGATTTCCGGCGTGGCGCTGTCCCTCCCCAGCGTGGTGGGAAGGGGCGGGGTGCACCGTGTCCTGGAAACGCCCATGGACGACGTCGAGCTGGCCGCCCTACACCATTCCGCGGACACGCTGCGGAACACAATGGACATGCTGGGGGTTTGA
- a CDS encoding GNAT family N-acetyltransferase, translating to MTNWRIRDFHSADLDGILHLWETLKAHNVEPVYALSEVLASCEKDHAVVAVQGEQVVGAAVGRAAHDQGWIVFLATLPEYRGRGIGTSLLAAVENRMAPHGLNKLSALMPESETRVEAFLGRGFALKKNLRYFERTIPVQRQELGALGQLGGRVLARDLWENVAGMRREKELLERRLVLPLAEADLADEFGVVPPRAVVLFGPPGTGKTTFAKAIASRLEWPFVEVFPSRLAGDPQGLAGALRETFLEIAELEHAVVFIDEVEEIASQRAGDPPSPLQGVTNELLKIIPAFREQPGRLLVCATNFIRALDSAFLRHGRFDYVIPIGLPDRQAREAMWQRFIPAAVVDAVDVELLVERTEGFSPADIEYAARSASQRALEKAVYDDGGLASGGDVSVRAAVRKGPSTQDYLDAIGDTRTTVSAEVQADFLEDIEALGRV from the coding sequence ATGACCAACTGGCGGATCAGGGATTTCCACTCGGCGGACCTGGACGGCATCCTGCACCTGTGGGAGACGCTCAAGGCCCACAACGTCGAACCCGTATACGCCCTGTCCGAGGTCCTGGCATCGTGCGAAAAAGACCATGCGGTGGTTGCGGTGCAGGGCGAGCAGGTGGTGGGCGCCGCTGTGGGACGGGCCGCGCATGACCAGGGCTGGATCGTGTTCCTGGCCACCCTTCCCGAGTACCGCGGCAGGGGCATCGGCACCTCGCTGCTCGCCGCCGTCGAAAACCGGATGGCCCCGCACGGCCTGAACAAGCTCTCCGCCCTGATGCCTGAGTCCGAAACCCGCGTGGAGGCCTTCCTGGGCCGCGGCTTCGCACTCAAGAAGAACCTGCGCTACTTCGAGCGGACCATTCCCGTCCAGCGCCAGGAGCTCGGCGCCCTGGGCCAGCTGGGCGGCCGCGTCCTGGCCCGCGACCTTTGGGAAAACGTTGCCGGCATGCGCAGGGAAAAGGAACTGCTGGAACGGCGCCTGGTGCTGCCGCTCGCCGAGGCGGACCTGGCCGATGAATTCGGCGTGGTGCCGCCGCGCGCCGTCGTCCTTTTCGGGCCTCCCGGCACCGGCAAGACCACCTTTGCCAAGGCCATCGCCTCCCGGCTGGAGTGGCCGTTCGTGGAGGTCTTCCCGTCCCGCCTGGCCGGCGACCCGCAGGGCCTGGCCGGCGCGCTGCGCGAGACCTTCCTGGAAATCGCGGAACTGGAGCACGCGGTGGTGTTCATCGACGAGGTGGAGGAGATCGCTTCCCAGCGCGCCGGTGATCCGCCGTCACCGCTGCAGGGGGTGACCAACGAGCTGCTGAAGATCATTCCCGCATTCCGGGAACAGCCCGGCAGGCTCCTGGTCTGCGCCACCAACTTCATCCGCGCCCTCGACTCGGCCTTCCTGCGCCACGGGCGGTTCGACTACGTCATCCCCATCGGGCTGCCGGACCGGCAGGCCCGGGAGGCGATGTGGCAGCGTTTCATCCCGGCGGCCGTGGTGGATGCCGTGGACGTGGAACTCCTGGTGGAACGTACCGAGGGCTTCTCCCCGGCCGACATCGAGTACGCGGCCCGCAGCGCCTCCCAGCGGGCGCTGGAAAAAGCCGTGTACGACGACGGCGGGCTGGCCTCCGGGGGCGACGTTTCCGTCCGCGCCGCCGTCAGGAAAGGTCCCTCCACCCAGGACTACCTCGACGCCATTGGTGATACCCGCACCACCGTGAGCGCGGAGGTGCAGGCGGACTTCCTGGAGGACATCGAAGCGCTGGGACGGGTCTAG
- a CDS encoding flavodoxin domain-containing protein codes for MARILIPYGTSEGQTARIADYISDVLQAHGHQADTLDLKHADNGLPDGYDGVIVGASIHAGKHEAYVADFVRRNRSGLERLPAALFSVSLSAHAEPEEAEKYVAEFEDSTGWHPDKVAMFGGALLYTQYGFLKRMMMKKIVSGQGSPDTDTGRDYIYTEWDGVRRFAEEFLVYLEREPGPES; via the coding sequence ATGGCAAGAATCCTGATCCCGTACGGAACTTCGGAAGGGCAAACGGCCCGCATCGCCGACTACATCTCTGATGTCCTGCAGGCCCACGGGCACCAGGCCGACACGTTGGACCTCAAGCACGCAGACAACGGCCTGCCTGACGGCTATGACGGCGTCATAGTGGGTGCTTCCATCCATGCCGGAAAGCACGAGGCCTACGTGGCCGATTTTGTCCGCCGGAACCGGTCCGGCCTGGAGCGCCTGCCGGCCGCCCTGTTCTCGGTCAGCCTCTCGGCGCACGCGGAGCCGGAAGAGGCGGAAAAGTACGTTGCGGAGTTCGAGGACAGCACCGGCTGGCATCCTGACAAGGTGGCGATGTTCGGCGGCGCCCTCCTCTACACCCAGTACGGATTCCTCAAGCGCATGATGATGAAGAAGATCGTCAGCGGCCAGGGCAGCCCGGATACGGACACCGGCCGCGACTACATCTACACGGAATGGGACGGGGTGCGGCGGTTCGCGGAGGAGTTCCTGGTCTACTTGGAGCGGGAGCCCGGGCCGGAATCGTAG
- a CDS encoding HD domain-containing protein, producing MSDEHIPAQARTPRFTVETAKVLAEVAHNRQKDKLKRPYRDHVLAVGDALADFDDEIRIAGYLHDIAEDTPMTRQALLDMGVPERSVDIIERVTNRLHSDPDDYQSGIREIAGDHDAALVKIADNAHNSLPERVQALAEKWPDKPPVTKYRDARPVLYAAVEVEEVRKILARANPWLLEEFDAQLDEADDTDYENLRYDSGPGSRSK from the coding sequence ATGTCAGACGAGCACATTCCGGCCCAGGCCCGGACGCCAAGGTTCACGGTGGAGACCGCCAAAGTCCTCGCAGAGGTTGCCCACAACCGGCAGAAGGACAAGCTGAAGCGGCCCTACCGGGACCATGTCCTTGCCGTCGGGGATGCCCTGGCGGACTTCGACGACGAGATCCGCATCGCGGGTTACCTCCACGACATCGCCGAGGACACACCGATGACACGGCAGGCCCTGCTGGACATGGGGGTTCCCGAGCGCTCCGTGGACATCATCGAGCGCGTCACCAACCGCCTGCACAGCGACCCCGACGATTACCAGTCCGGCATCCGTGAGATCGCCGGGGACCATGACGCCGCCCTGGTCAAGATCGCCGACAATGCGCACAACTCCCTGCCCGAACGCGTCCAGGCGCTGGCGGAGAAGTGGCCGGACAAGCCCCCGGTGACAAAGTACCGGGACGCCAGGCCGGTGCTTTACGCAGCCGTGGAGGTGGAGGAGGTCCGCAAGATTTTAGCTCGGGCCAATCCCTGGCTGCTGGAGGAATTCGACGCGCAGCTGGATGAGGCCGACGACACCGACTACGAGAACCTCCGCTACGATTCCGGCCCGGGCTCCCGCTCCAAGTAG
- the gluQRS gene encoding tRNA glutamyl-Q(34) synthetase GluQRS, which yields MTSAGRFAPSPSGELHVGNLRTAILAWLFARSTGRRFLLRVEDLDRARAGAEAVQLRDLAAVGITWDGDVVRQTDRGPLYAAAITRLEESGLTYECFCTRREIQEAPSAPHAPQGAYPGTCRNLDRAELDYKRSTRPAAIRLRADVREYTVQDVLHGEFTGAVDDFVLRRNDGITAYNLAVVVDDAAQGIDQVVRGDDLLPSTPRQAYLASLLHIPVPEYVHVPLVVNRDGVRLAKRDGAVTLADLAQAGVGAHEVRNLLLESLGLPAGTLGHALQALDPARLPREPWVWPGMDRPAAG from the coding sequence ATGACCTCCGCCGGCCGCTTCGCCCCCAGCCCGTCCGGTGAGCTGCACGTGGGAAACCTGCGGACCGCAATCCTCGCCTGGCTTTTCGCCCGCTCCACCGGACGCCGCTTCCTGCTGCGGGTGGAGGACCTGGACCGCGCCCGCGCAGGAGCGGAGGCCGTGCAGCTGCGCGATCTGGCGGCAGTGGGCATCACCTGGGACGGCGATGTGGTCCGGCAAACCGACCGCGGGCCCCTCTACGCCGCGGCGATCACACGGCTTGAAGAGTCCGGCCTGACGTACGAGTGCTTCTGCACCCGCCGCGAGATCCAGGAGGCGCCGTCCGCCCCGCATGCTCCGCAGGGTGCCTATCCCGGCACATGCCGCAACCTGGACCGGGCGGAACTGGACTACAAGCGGTCCACGCGGCCGGCCGCCATCCGCCTGCGGGCGGATGTGCGGGAATACACGGTCCAGGACGTCCTCCACGGCGAGTTCACCGGGGCTGTGGACGACTTCGTGCTTCGCAGGAATGACGGGATAACCGCCTACAACCTTGCCGTCGTGGTGGATGATGCCGCGCAGGGCATAGACCAGGTGGTCCGCGGCGACGACCTGCTCCCCTCAACGCCCAGGCAGGCTTATCTCGCCTCGCTCCTGCATATTCCCGTCCCGGAATATGTGCATGTTCCCTTGGTGGTGAACCGCGACGGCGTGAGGCTGGCAAAGCGCGATGGAGCGGTCACACTGGCGGACCTCGCCCAGGCCGGGGTGGGTGCCCACGAGGTGCGGAACCTGCTGCTGGAGTCCCTGGGATTACCCGCCGGAACGCTGGGCCACGCGCTGCAGGCCCTGGACCCGGCACGGTTGCCCCGCGAACCCTGGGTGTGGCCCGGGATGGACCGCCCGGCCGCTGGCTAA
- a CDS encoding Lrp/AsnC family transcriptional regulator — MVRLQELDATDRRILNALDQDPRVPIMVLAQRLGLARGTVQSRLERMTASGALRPNSSRVLPAALGRGVAAAVSAELDQSHLNEAIAALREIPEVLECHAPAGDTDLLIRVVAKSPDDLYRVSEEIRLCPGIVRTSTSMFLREVIPYRTTGLLGDQAE; from the coding sequence GTGGTCAGATTGCAGGAACTGGACGCCACCGACCGGCGCATCCTGAATGCCCTGGACCAGGATCCGCGTGTCCCCATCATGGTGCTTGCCCAGCGGCTGGGCCTCGCGCGCGGAACCGTCCAGAGCCGGCTGGAGCGGATGACGGCATCCGGCGCCCTCCGCCCCAACAGCAGCCGGGTGCTTCCGGCGGCCCTGGGACGGGGCGTGGCCGCCGCGGTCAGCGCAGAGCTGGACCAGAGCCACCTGAACGAGGCCATCGCTGCCCTGCGTGAAATTCCCGAAGTCCTGGAGTGCCATGCGCCGGCCGGCGATACCGACCTCTTGATCCGCGTGGTGGCCAAGAGCCCCGACGACCTCTACCGGGTGTCGGAGGAGATCCGGCTCTGCCCGGGCATCGTCCGCACGTCCACCAGCATGTTCCTCCGCGAAGTCATCCCGTACCGGACCACCGGGCTCCTGGGGGACCAGGCCGAGTAG
- a CDS encoding Lrp/AsnC family transcriptional regulator gives MIDKIDRNILRHLQEDGRMTATALAAKVGLTVAPCHRRLRDLERSGVIRGYKADIDPAAVGLGFEAIVFVTLRQVDRPTMEIFENRVADNPNIVEAQRLFGSPDYLLKVIAEDLPAYQRFYDTELTSLPGVERLTSTLVMKNLKSNAGPPV, from the coding sequence GTGATAGACAAGATTGACAGAAATATCTTGCGGCACCTCCAGGAGGACGGGCGCATGACCGCCACCGCGCTGGCAGCGAAGGTGGGCCTGACGGTGGCTCCCTGCCACCGGCGGCTGCGCGACCTGGAGCGGTCCGGGGTGATCCGCGGGTACAAGGCAGACATCGACCCCGCGGCGGTGGGCCTGGGGTTCGAGGCGATCGTTTTCGTCACGCTCCGCCAGGTGGACCGCCCCACCATGGAGATTTTCGAGAACCGGGTGGCGGACAACCCGAACATTGTGGAGGCACAGCGGCTGTTTGGTTCCCCGGACTATCTGCTGAAGGTCATAGCGGAGGACCTGCCGGCGTACCAGCGCTTCTACGACACCGAGCTCACATCGCTGCCCGGCGTTGAACGGCTGACGTCAACGCTGGTCATGAAGAACCTCAAGTCCAACGCGGGCCCGCCCGTCTAG
- a CDS encoding LysE family translocator — MNPQLFLAFLVVAAALACTPGVDWAYTIAAGLRQRSFVPAVAGLCGGYVLHTVLLVAGLAAVLAGMPGVLGWITLAGAGYLLWLGVGTLRSWRGASFSADAPGAAGIQAAGTQLRTFLQGMGTSGINPKGLLFYVALIPQFVSSEASLPVPVQSGLLGMTFVALAGLVYTVVALLSRSLLQSRPGAARAVTLASGIIMVALGAVLLGEQLVPFLAGRPQ, encoded by the coding sequence ATGAACCCGCAGTTGTTCCTTGCCTTCCTGGTGGTTGCTGCAGCCCTGGCCTGCACGCCGGGGGTGGACTGGGCCTACACCATCGCGGCGGGCCTGCGGCAGCGCAGTTTCGTCCCCGCGGTTGCCGGGCTCTGCGGCGGATACGTCCTTCACACCGTCCTGCTGGTGGCCGGGCTGGCCGCCGTGCTGGCAGGCATGCCCGGGGTCCTGGGCTGGATTACCCTGGCCGGCGCGGGCTACCTGCTGTGGCTGGGGGTGGGAACCCTCCGGTCCTGGCGCGGCGCGAGCTTCAGCGCGGACGCGCCCGGCGCCGCCGGAATACAGGCCGCCGGAACACAGCTGCGCACCTTCCTGCAGGGGATGGGCACCAGCGGGATCAACCCCAAGGGCCTGCTCTTTTATGTGGCCCTCATACCGCAGTTCGTCAGCTCCGAGGCCTCCCTGCCCGTGCCGGTGCAGTCCGGGCTGCTGGGCATGACGTTCGTGGCACTGGCGGGCCTGGTTTACACGGTGGTGGCCCTGCTCTCGCGCTCCCTGCTGCAAAGCAGGCCCGGCGCCGCCCGGGCAGTAACGCTTGCCAGCGGCATCATCATGGTGGCACTGGGGGCCGTGCTGCTCGGCGAGCAGCTGGTGCCGTTCCTGGCCGGCCGCCCCCAGTAG